One part of the Borreliella afzelii genome encodes these proteins:
- the era gene encoding GTPase Era, producing MKSGFAAILGRPSTGKSTLLNSICGHKISIISPIPQTTRNKIKGIFTDDRGQIIFIDTPGFHLSKKKFNIAMMNNIHSSIGEVELILYIIDIQDTPGEEENKMLEIIKNSKIKFLVLLNKVDLKNTKIKEITQFLKEKGIEDSNIIKISAEKKINTEELKNKIYENFSEGPLYYPQEYYTDQKINFRISEIIREKAIENLKEELPYSLYVDIDTLENKKRGLFIRANIFVANESQKGIIVGKNGKEIKSIGERARKTIAKIFETKCNLFLQVKLKKNWNKEDKLIKRLIN from the coding sequence ATGAAATCAGGATTTGCAGCAATACTTGGTAGACCATCAACTGGAAAATCTACCCTTTTAAATTCAATATGCGGGCATAAAATATCAATCATATCCCCTATTCCACAAACAACTAGAAATAAAATAAAAGGAATCTTTACAGACGACAGGGGACAAATCATTTTTATAGACACACCTGGATTTCATCTGAGTAAAAAAAAGTTTAATATCGCAATGATGAACAACATACACTCTTCAATAGGAGAAGTTGAGCTTATTCTATACATAATCGACATACAAGATACACCTGGAGAAGAAGAAAATAAAATGCTAGAAATAATTAAAAACTCTAAAATTAAATTTTTAGTACTACTTAATAAAGTTGATCTTAAAAATACAAAAATAAAAGAAATAACGCAATTTCTAAAAGAAAAAGGAATAGAAGATAGCAATATAATTAAGATATCTGCTGAGAAAAAAATTAACACAGAAGAATTAAAAAATAAAATTTACGAAAATTTTTCAGAAGGCCCACTTTATTATCCACAAGAATACTACACAGATCAAAAAATAAATTTTAGAATTAGTGAAATAATAAGGGAAAAGGCTATTGAAAACTTAAAAGAAGAACTTCCCTATTCTTTGTATGTAGATATTGATACCCTAGAAAATAAAAAAAGAGGTCTTTTTATTAGAGCAAATATTTTTGTAGCCAATGAAAGTCAAAAAGGAATAATTGTGGGAAAAAACGGAAAAGAAATAAAATCAATAGGAGAAAGGGCAAGAAAAACAATTGCAAAAATTTTTGAAACAAAATGCAACCTTTTTCTCCAAGTAAAACTAAAAAAAAATTGGAACAAAGAAGACAAACTAATAAAAAGACTCATAAATTAA